In the Anastrepha obliqua isolate idAnaObli1 chromosome 1, idAnaObli1_1.0, whole genome shotgun sequence genome, one interval contains:
- the LOC129253372 gene encoding acyl-CoA Delta-9 desaturase — protein sequence MAPNLIGSTFLIAETAITNNDANNNKQATLAKSACKANNDRVPHQGEPAASMSQNAAKPVAQTQNKSDVATQKPYEMEIVWFNVFLFVILHSTALYGVYLIWAENAYLEFLIGYFYAVLGGLGITAGVHRLWSHRAYKAKLPLRIFLMLCQSLAFQNSIYEWCRDHRVHHKFTDTNADPHNSRRGFFFAHMGWLMCKKHRDVIDHGKSIDMSDILADPVVQFQKKYYFVVMPICCFVIPALFPYFVMGSSLQVCFFVCSMARYALSLHGTWLVNSAAHFYGMRPYEKNISSVDSKLVSIIAFGEGWHNYHHVFPWDYKAGELGAYQYNWTTAFLDVMARIGQAYDLKSVSQELILKRVQRTGDGSHFSLQDVNNNNVNLNELVAKLDHENEETMVWGWDDKDICDEDRKGAVHDKEE from the exons ATGGCTCCTAATCTGATCGGTAGTACTTTCCTCATCGCCGAAACGGCTATTACTAACAATGACGCCAATAATAACAAGCAAGCGACATTAGCTAAGTCTGCTTGCAAAGCCAACAACGACCGTGTACCCCATCAAGGTGAGCCAGCAGCGTCCATGAGCCAAAACGCTGCCAAACCCGTGGCGCAGACTCAGAACAAATCCGATGTTGCAACGCAAAAACCTTACGAGATGGAAATTGTGTGGTTCAATGTATTCCTATTTGTGATATTGCACTCGACAGCGCTGTATGgtgtttatttaatttgggCTGAGAATGCTTATTTGGAATTTCTGATTG GCTACTTTTACGCCGTACTCGGCGGTCTGGGCATCACTGCCGGTGTACATCGTCTTTGGTCGCACCGCGCATACAAAGCCAAACTTCCGCTGCGTATCTTCCTTATGCTTTGTCAATCGCTCGCCTTCCAGAATAGCATTTACGAATGGTGTCGTGATCATCGTGTTCATCACAAATTCACCGATACCAATGCGGATCCACACAATTCACGTCGTGGTTTCTTCTTTGCTCATATGGGTTGGTTGATGTGCAAGAAACATCGCGATGTTATCGACCATGGCAAGAGCATTGATATGAGCGACATTTTAGCCGATCCCGTGGTTCAATTCCAGAAGAA ATACTACTTTGTTGTAATGCCGATTTGTTGTTTCGTTATTCCTGCACTCTTCCCTTACTTTGTGATGGGCTCTTCGTTACAAGTTTGCTTCTTCGTTTGCTCAATGGCGCGTTATGCACTCTCGCTGCACGGTACTTGGTTGGTGAACAGCGCTGCTCACTTCTACGGCATGCGCCCATACGAGAAGAATATCAGTTCGGTTGATAGTAAACTCGTTTCGATCATTGCTTTTGGCGAGGGCTGGCACAACTATCATCATGTCTTCCCATGGGACTACAAAGCGGGAGAATTGGGCGCATACCAATACAACTGGACCACTGCTTTCTTGGACGTCATGGCACGTATTG GTCAAGCTTATGATTTGAAATCGGTGTCCCAAGAGTTGATCTTAAAACGTGTACAACGTACCGGCGATGGCTCGCATTTCTCATTACAAGATGTGAATAACAATAATGTGAACCTAAATGAACTGGTGGCGAAACTTGATCATGAGAACGAAGAGACCATGGTTTGGGGTTGGGACGATAAGGATATTTGCGACGAGGATCGCAAGGGTGCGGTGCACGATAAAGAGGAATAA